From the Rhea pennata isolate bPtePen1 chromosome 12, bPtePen1.pri, whole genome shotgun sequence genome, the window TTCTTGCCTGGGATTTATTTCTACCCTTTTTGTTTTTGGGGTCTTTATCAAGAACAATGACACCCCCATTGTGAAGGCCTCAGGCCGGGAACTCTGCTACATTCTCCTCACAGGGGTCCTCATGTGCTACAGCATGACCTTCATCTTCATCGCAAAGCCTTCCACTGAGGTGTGCACACTCCGGCGCCTGGGGCTGGGCACATCTTTCGCTGTCTGCTATTCGGCCCTCTTGACCAAGACAAATCGCATTGCCAGGATCTTCAGTGGTGTGAAGGAAGGTGTGCAGCGCCCTCGGTTCATAAGCCCCACATCGCAGGTGGTCATCTGCATGGCTCTCATCTCCTGCCAGTTAATCATTGTTGTCATCTGGCTGCTGGTGGAGACCCCTGGTACAGGCAAGGAGACTGAGCCTGACAAGAGATACATTGTTACGCTTAAGTGCAACAACCGTGACTCCAACATGCTTATCTCGCTCACCTACAATGTCCTCTTGATTGTCCTGTGTACGGTGTATGCCTTCAAGACACGGAAATGCCCTGAAAACTTCAATGAGGCCAAGTTCATTGGGTTCACAATGTACACAACCTGCATCATCTGGCTGGCCTTCCTGCCCATTTTCTATGTGACCTCCAGTGACTACCGAGTAAGAACCTGAGTTTTGGGGGGCTCAGGCAGCGCCTAGCCCAGCTGATCCTTGTAATATATGCCCTGCAAGGCCTGTGGCTGGGAGATGAGTGATTCTGGGGAAGGGAGCCTTTGAAATTGGAGCTCATAAGGGTGATGGTTACCAACATTTTAGGGCATTTCAGACTGGGTGATGTGTGGCCACAGATGGTGTTAAAAGGGTGTGTTTGAAGGGGCAATGGTGCCTGGGGGGGGCATGACTACCCCTTCACAAACTGCTGGCCAGGGTGACAATGGGACATGTCCCTGAGCTCTCCAGAGCATCCAACTGATCTGCTGCCCATCCTTCCAAGCCCCCACCCTGCAGTAATTGCCCTCGTTGGGCCTGGCTATGAGCAAGGGTACCAGGTAGCCCTGAtcacttctgcccattgccccCTAGAGACAAACACTGACCATGGATCTAGGGCAATCTAGGGAGGTCAAGCAATCCTGGAGAGCAGGGAGCACCCTGTCGTGGGTCTGGGGAGCCAACAGATGCATGGCAATACCCACTCCTGAAAAGAGGCGGTCCATGTCTATCCTCCTTTCTGTGCCTTGTGGGTGCCAGCAGTGCAGGCAGATGATGAGAATGGCTGTGCTCCTGATTTTCTACAGAGAAACAGCAGCCCCTGGTGGGAGCAGAAATTTGTGTTACAGTAGTGCCAGAGTCCAGCTCCACATCAGGAAAAGTCCAAAATGGGGATGTTTGCAAGGCATTGGAGAAACAGTGTGGCCCAGTGCCTAGAGCATATTGGCGGGCTGTTGGGGGTGTTCCCAGGGTATGCCATGCACAGACAGCATGTCTCCATTGGGCCAGTGGCCGCCTTCCGCCCACAAGTCTCCAGCTGGATATAGGCACTGGCCTGGCAGGGGATTCTTTATCCAAGGCATTAAGGTTTCAGTCTGCTAAGTGAGGGCATCCTGATGGGGAGATTTGATGTGGGATGTGGCATCCAATTTGCTTGAGTGATGCAGGCAGGTGGGAAAAGGAAGCTGACACTGGCTGCTGTCCTCAGCATCTTGTCCCTGGCTCTGAGTATGTCCCAGCTTGGGAAGGGGCAGGGAAGAGTGTGCTGGATCCCACCCTCACCCAGTGTGTCCCATGGAACAGGATGTACATGGCAATGGCCCTTCCCTGTGGCTCAGCAGCATCCTCTGCTCCTGGAAGCTGGCTGATGTACCAGGGCAGATTTTGCCTTGTTCTGCTTGGGGCAGAGGGCTCGTGGCAGACTGATTCAGAGAAGCTTTCTTGGCATCCTGTTGAAATTGCAGGCCTGGCCTGATGATTGCCCCCTCCACTGCCCTGTCTCCAGGTCCAGACCACCACCATGTGCATCTCAGTGAGCCTCAGCGGCACCGTGGTCCTTGGCTGCCTCTTCACCCCCAAACTCCACATCATCCTCTTCCAGCCGCAGAAGAACGTGGCCAGCCACCGTGTGGGCACCACTCGGTTCAGCGTGGCAGCTGCAGGCTCTAGCCAGTCCCATGGTGAGTgtagcagggctgggggagagggCTGAGGGGGAGGTCAGCATCCCACTTCTCATTCCTGAGGTGGAAGATGCCAACATAGGACCCTGGAGCAAAGTTGGGACGGGAGTAGGACATAGCTGAAAACAGGACAGTGAAAGACATTGTTGTGTGCTGTACTGATCCTCTCTGTCCCCCATTCTGAATCCCAATTCCTCCTGTTTAAAATGGCTGCTAGCCCCAAGGCTGTGGCACAGATTGCCGGAGGGTACTGCTCGTGAGTACCCATTGCCTCATCTTAGTGTGATGCAGTAGCCCTGAGCACCTGTTGCCCGCGCCAGTCACCACAGGTACCCAATGCCTGTTGCTTCCCCACCTCCATGTCAGTGGGATGCAACTGCCTCACCACTCATTTCCCACCGCAGTGGGGTGCAGCTACGCTGGGTGCCCATTACCCATACTAGTGATGCAGCTACCAAGGGCACCCATCATCACAGCCCAGTGAGGTGCAGCCGCTCTGGGCATCCATCACCCACCGAATCGAGATGACCTGCGTGAGCGGGAAAGGCTGATGCCAGACCCCAATATGCTGCTCACTGCCATCTTCTTGGCCAGGCTCTGCCTCACAGTATGTGCCCACGGTGTGCAACGGTCGTGAGGTGGTGGACTCCACGACGTCATCCTTGTGAAAGATGGGATTGGCTGCTCTGaggtgctgcagctcctgcagtccTGCTGGCAGCCCCAGTCCCCTGGGGATTTTCCAGCTCAACAAGAATTGAAAGGCTTGCTCACCGAGGTGAGGGCACTGCCAGAGGCAGAATCCAGAGAGCAGGACCCACCCCGGCCTcatgccctgctgctgggggccCAAGCCAGCAAGGAAGCTCAGCCCCCAGTCCAGTGCGAGCCTCATGGCCTGTGCACTGAGCCAGAGTGCACAACATGCTTTCCTTGTGCTGAGTTGTGTTACAGCGTACTTCTCTGGCGCTGAGCTGTGTTACACTGCACACTTTCCTTGCATGGAGCCACATCACATATCATGTTTCCCTCACACAAAGCCATTACACATTGGGATTTCTTGCACTGAGCCATAATATGCCAGGCTTCCCTCACATTGTTCCATGTTACACATCATGCTTCTCATGCTAAGCCACATAATACATCACACTTCCACCATGCTGAGCTGTTACGTGGCATGCTTCGCTTCCACTCAGTCATGTTACACATCACACTCCCCTTGCACTGAGTCATTACCCATTGCACTTCCCTCACACCGTGCCATGGTATGTGCTCCTCTTCCCTTGTGCTGAGCCACATCACACATCATGCTTTCCTGTTGCTGAGCCGTGATACGCATCACACCTCTTTCACACTGAGCTCTATTACACATCATGCTCACGCTGTAATGAGCCACGTTACATGTCATGTTTCCCCAGGACAGCAGTTAGGCACTAGCCCTTAGCAGTTAGAacttttcccattcttttttGCCCCGGGCTTGCAGGGAGCCAAAAGGAATCCAACAGCCCCAAGGGCATGTACTGCCTCCTACCTATGCCACTAGCCCCAATTGCCTCTCAAGCATCCCAGCTGAGCACCCATGGCTGCACTGACCCTAGTCACACCTCCCTTTGCCCCAGCAACCTGATAAAAGCACAGCCAGGCTGCACCAGCATACTTCACCTATGTATTCTCATGgtgtttttagttttttcttaGAGTATTTCTTGGCACAAGATGCTCAAGACTGAGAAGGTGACAGAAAGCATCATGGCTAACCTCTGCTCAGCCAGCTGTAGAGCCCAAGAGTTCTGTTTTTTGGCATTTGCCTAGGTTGAATGACCTACCCTGTGTATTTGAGCCCAATCAAGTTTTTaagagtagattttttttcctgtgagcaAGATTGTGATTTTGGGGgtaatttttatgtaaataaagtgtttttcttttttctttcttcttttctggtaATTGACTCCTCTGAGAAGAGGGCAGCATCAAGGTGCAGGGCCATGAGTACAAGTGAGAGCCACGGCCCAAATTAAGGTGCCAGTGGAGTGCCTGCAGTCAGGGTGTTAGAGACCAGGGAGAAATGTCATGCACTAACTCCACTGCTGAGGGGCAGGAATGCTCAAGCTCTCCCTGGCCCAGTAGGGTGACCACACTAATGACACCAAAAGCAAGTCTATGAACAACAGAGGCTTTAATGAATCAGGGGACAGGGTTGGCAGACAGTGAGGAAGCGGGGGAGGAGCTGTCAGCTGTTCCCGCCCTCTGCTTCAGGGGGATGATGCAGATACTGTTTTTGGCTTCTTTGATTCTCCACCACCGACCCAGCctgtaaatgagaaaaagaaggttCAGCTGCTGCCTGTCCTCACAGCAAGCTGTGTCCCCCCTCCTCATTCTGGGCAGGACACTAGATCAAGGTGCCCAGCCCTTAGAAGGAGGTAGGCCctatgcccccccccccgctggaGCTTTGTACCCATAACCCATGGGAGAGGGGACAGTACCGGTGCTCCTGCCCAAGGCCAGCCACCAGGAAGTCACCTGCTGCTGAGAACTTCAGGCTGTTGACGAAGCCAACCTGGACGGAATAGAACGTGCATGAGGACCAGGTAGCTCCAGAATGGCAGCTTTACTCCTGCAGTCACTCAGCCCTCACCTGTGGCCTCCTGGAATGCCAGGTGTTGAGCCAACAGGACAGAGCCCAGCTCTTCAGCATCCCCAGCCTCCCCCACCTGCCCTGTCCATACCATTGGAACATCAAACAGAGGCTCCAGTTTCCGAAATCCCTCGCCGCATTTCCACAGCCTCACGCTGGCACTGTGTGAGCCTGgcacagagaaacagagatgaCCCCCTCCCCCACCATGCACCCTATTCTTAAGGGAGCAAGGCCCCATGCCCAGCTTCCCCTATCCACCACctcaaagcaacagcaaaaccaaGGGTCTCACACCACAAAGCACCTGTGGCAACAAGGTCACTGTTGTGCAGGGCAGCCACCGCTGAGATCCAGTATGGCTGCTGCAGGCCGTGGGAGCCAAATGTGCCATGAGCCTGCTTCACTAGCGTCAGTGGCTTTTTCTTTGTCAGCCCCCACAGAGCGATGGACCTGCCCAGGGGGAGCAGGTGGTGAGGGAGGTGCAGGAAGTACTACCATGCCATATCCACTCCCAGCATGGCCCCGTCATGGCACTCACCCATCATCTGCACCTGACACCATGTGCTCCTCATTGATGAGCTGAATACAGTCAATAGAGCCCCTAAAGAGAGTGGTGTTTAGCACTGATTATGAGTTTTGGGACTCTACTGAAGGAAGGGAGATAAAGACCCATGCAGGCAAGAGCCCACCAGGGCGCCTGCTGGCTTAATACGTGCACACGCTTCACCGCCAGCCCAACGGGCCTGCTCACAGCCCCCATGAGCCACTGATTCACCCTGGACCTACTGGTGCCCGTAAAACACGAGCTGTGACTCCTCAGGGATCTTCCAGACCCGCACTGTGCCATCTCGTCCCCCTGATGTCACACAGCACTCCCGGCTCAGGCCATCTAGCCCTGTGATGATGTCCTGGTGCCCAAAtctggaggagagaaaaaagagctgCCCTGAGtcacagctctgctcccctGCCTGTCTCTGTGCAGGGCTGCTGGTACATCCCAGACCAGGACGGTCCTGGAGTCCTCCAGCCAGCAGGCTGGCCAGATACAGTGTCCAAAGGGTTAGTGGTGTGCTCTCTTCATCTCCCGCTGCCTGACCAGGGTCTTACAGAGTTTCTACGTATGCATTCTCCGCCACGTTCCAGACCTTGACAGAGCGGTCGTGGGAAGCACTGTACAGCTGGTGTGTACCCTTCTGGAAGGACAGGCCCTGTGGAGGAACAAGAAGGCAGATGGACATGTACATGGCCACAaatctccctttctttccccaccTATCCCCAGGGATCACCGCAAGGCCAGGGGACATCCCATAAACTGACTGCCCTGTTCAGAAGGGCCATGCATCCAAGCTACCCCTTTGGGGGCAACAAGAGGTTCAGAGAGCTCCAGAGACCCTAGGATGGGGCTGATGAGCAGTTACAGCTAGAGGCAGGTGCAGCAAAGCCCACCCCCATGGAAATGGGGGGAGAATACCAGTGCAGCCTTGTATGCTCTCAAATGAGTCCTTGAGCATTCCTTCCCCATTTTCCAGCTCCTGGTAGGCAGGAACCACAACCAACCCCCATGTAAGAGTCACCAGGGACAACACAGTTGCACATAGCTGTCTGACCCCAGAGGCATCCACAACCAATGCCCACAGCCCCCACCACCTACTCACCGACACGGCATCACGATGACCAGTGAACTTGTACAGGTGTTTGCAGGTGGCTGCCTCCCAGATCATTATCAGTTTGTTCCTGTCTCCAGTTGCCTGATGGGAAGCAGGGGATGCCTGAAACCTTCCCCTTGGAGATTGCAGCCCTCCCCAGCAGTGGAGCACAACCGATGCTCCCATCCCACTTAGTCTCATCCTGGGAACATGCCACCAACTCTAGCAAGTTGTGAGGTGAGGGCTGTTTCAACCTAACAGGGTAAATCTGCAGCTGCAAAACTACCCTCCAGGGCCATGGGAAGAGATGCACTCCCAACATTCTGGTTGCCTTCACCAGAGAGAGGCTCCCAAGAGTGCAGGAAAGGGGCCAAGCAGTGCTGGGGACGATGCCTGGACCCAGCTGACAACATGAGCCTCCTGTCGCCTTACCAGGTACTTGCTGTCTGATGAGATAGCCATGCAGAGGATGTGAGCTGTGTGCCCCAcctgctgctcttcagtgcctttcttccttccaggcACCACGCACAGCTTCTTCCCACTCTCCACCTCCCCTGCAGGAAAGGTAGCCTTTGTTAAATGACAGAAATTGCTGCCAATTCCCCCACAGGATAGTCTGCtatctcccctcccccctccaaagGATGAATAAACCTTGCACTACACCCTAGAAGGGGCAACTACAATGTTCCTGGACCTGCTAAGGGTCAAGCCCCAGAGTCATTGGTCCTCATGCTCTAGGATCACAGCTCCTCCTGCGACAGCCAGACAACCTCAGTAAGACCCCGCAATCCTATTGTGGCAGGGTCTCTGCAGGGATTAAACGGGAGAAACTGATAGATTCAACCCCTGAAGAGGAAGGAACCAGACTTGCATTTAATGATGAAGCCATCCTTGGCAGCTGAAAAGATGAACCTGTCATCTGGAGAAATGACAAGGCAGGTGATGGGCAGCTGGTGCCCCCGCAACACTCGGATGCTCGCCGGATCTGGAGGCTGCACCTGAATGGAGAGAGCGGGCTGTGAACAGGTCCTCTCCCTGGTCTGGACCCCAAGTGCTTCCCCAAGCACAAGGGTGCCCAGGCATGTTGTGGCTTCAGAAAGGTCAGTATCCCCACACAGCAAAGGACTCCAAAACCACCTCCCCACCTTCCTCCAGCGCATAAGTCAAGCACTGCCAGTCCCTcccaggaagggagaagggcCCTTATTGTTGCATTTGGCAGAGGTATGGGAAGCCCACGCATGATGACTATAGCAGAGTTGGGGCCGTGCCTCTGCCAGCACTGTCTGACCCCAACAGCTGCCCATGGTAGCGTTCCTCTGAAGGTGAATGGTATGGTGCACCCAAAGCAAAAGGGGCTCTCCCAAACCTGCCTACTTACATCTTTGGCAACTTGCCGCTGTAATCGGCCCTTCTGCTcaagctggaaaagaaagatgaaccTCTGTGAGAAGGCCTCCAAAACACCTCTGATCTCCCCATCTGGGAGAGGAGACACTGTGTCCCTGGGGGCTGCTATCtcaagggagaagggaaggaccGGGAGGTGGG encodes:
- the RRP9 gene encoding U3 small nucleolar RNA-interacting protein 2, producing MAAAAAAAGGRKRKAPRGTFLAVAGRRWRRRPSPRRQRAAALGGESKARPAAGWHRNEEVSSDSEGESPAAGGRRPEAAAAEEEEVEETPQEKKLRLAKLYLEQLRRHEEERAEEEAFAEDLIGDRLKEDVLEQKGRLQRQVAKDVQPPDPASIRVLRGHQLPITCLVISPDDRFIFSAAKDGFIIKWEVESGKKLCVVPGRKKGTEEQQVGHTAHILCMAISSDSKYLATGDRNKLIMIWEAATCKHLYKFTGHRDAVSGLSFQKGTHQLYSASHDRSVKVWNVAENAYVETLFGHQDIITGLDGLSRECCVTSGGRDGTVRVWKIPEESQLVFYGHQGSIDCIQLINEEHMVSGADDGSIALWGLTKKKPLTLVKQAHGTFGSHGLQQPYWISAVAALHNSDLVATGSHSASVRLWKCGEGFRKLEPLFDVPMVGFVNSLKFSAAGDFLVAGLGQEHRLGRWWRIKEAKNSICIIPLKQRAGTADSSSPASSLSANPVP